DNA sequence from the Cucumis melo cultivar AY chromosome 6, USDA_Cmelo_AY_1.0, whole genome shotgun sequence genome:
TGTGATTAATAATTGTTTTCCACCTCATTTCTAGTTGATTTGTACCGTGATTATTTTGAAGTTAAAGAGTTATCTTGTTTCAAATCTAAATCAAGTTTTGTTCACGACACACACAACATAGTTCCAAGTTTCATAAACTAGATATAAGTCATGTATACGTAAAACATAGCTAAGTTACACAAATCAAAGTTCTAAAAACATATTCCTTTAAAAAGGTTCTACAAACTGAAGCTTCTCAATTCTATGAGTTGAAGTCCATCGTCTCCTGAATCATCAATCAATCATTAACATACACTGGTGTGGAATCTTCAATATTTATAACGTAACAAACTACATAATACAACAAAAACTACCTCATTCTTTGAGAAATGATCTTCCCAAGATGAATCGTTACAATATTTACATAAAATCTCACAAACCCAATCACTTGAATTGCCAGTATTCTCCATTATATCATGACTTACAAATACAGGGCAGGATTATAAAACTTTACCAACattataaaataacaaaaaccaAGTTATTCTTTGAGAATTTTCTTCCCTAAACATTTACATAAAATCTCATAAACCCGACCTCTTAAATATGAGCAGTACTCCCTCTATTAACTCACGACTTTCAAATGCGGTGGTGGTAGCTCTATTTCATTTAATGAAATGGGGCCAAAGCTGAACTAAAAAATGCTATTCTACAAACGGTAATGCTGACAAATGAGAAAGCTGGCTtctcttcttttatttccttctccCATATCATCtcctatatttttaaatatgccAAAACACGTCACGCACAAATATTATGCTTCTCTTCACTTTTGGAACATAGAGACCCTACATCTGGAATTCGGAAAGGCTAGGGAACCTACATCTTCATCCCCATTGTCAACAAACTCAAGGTTATTTTCTGTCAGACGTCTAGAGGAATTGTAcacaaaaagagagaaaaaaaaaaaaagtgatttttgTCTTCAATTAATCAGCTTGAAACAGACTGCGACATGCCTATGAACATGAGATTCGGCTTAAATTAATGAATAAACAATGAAGTTAGAGAAAATGTATTTGTACAAACACAATCTTCCCCGTCTACTTTGGTTCACTTTCGTTTAGCTTCCTTTTAAGATCATTGAGAGCATTGACAACTTCTGAATCAAGATTATGCTTTAACAATTTCCCTTGGAAAGATGTTGatctggaaaaaaaattaataaataaagtaGGAGATTTAAAGTAGGTGCTGCCATTCTTCTTATAAAACAATTTGCTAAAGCATGCAGAAAAATATTCCAAGTCAGAAAATGGGTTGAAGCAAGGTCGATTTTGCACTACTACACAGTAACAGTTTTGTTGATCCCTCGAGTAAGGGAAATTTGGAAGGTTTGAAAGCATAAGCTTCAAGGCGGTCTTGTGCAATTTAAACAATCTAGTAAGACAATTAAGTGTCAAGGGCAAGGTTTATCCTGCAGGTCGGAAGAGTTGGGCTTTTTCCACTTTGGGGATAGgaataaaataaacaataatttattggATGCAAGGAGAAAGATCACCAACTCGAGAGAGCTTCAGAAAATTGGAATGGGAAAACTCAAAAGCATCTCACAGTTGATATAGAAACCTACTTACATACTTCTGGTACCTGAAGTTTTGACCTTGTTTGTAATTTGGTCAATGAAGTTCAAAAAGTTGTATATTAATCACAAGGTTTTAATGAGTTCTGTAGTGAAAAGGTGACCAAcatgtttaaaaaaattaataatatatctCATAATCATAAAATTCTTTCTTGGTTCTCTAAAGAGTGGACACTCCACCTTTTCTTTCCTCGATTTCTATGCTAGTGATTTATAACATGTTCATTAAGTCATTTTATCTTCTGCACTAACTGATGCAAACTTGAGGGACTTGTAAAGACCAAATTAAAAATCAACACTAACTATTGTACTCTACTTTTAAACTTGAGACCAAATTAGAAACTGGAGCAGATTTAAGGGGATAAGACTAAAACCTAGCATAAGCTATCTGAATACAAACAGTCAAATTTGCATCTGGAATAGCCATACCTGTGTTCTTGCAGCATCATTTCAACCTCCTTTTTCGATGCTTTAATCTACATtgacaaaataaaatgtaaattaGGTGCTTGATATCCCTAGTATTATCATGTTCATTCAGAAAATATTGAAGCCATCCACATCTTCTCATTGTGCAAGAACTGAAGGCCTAGTTTTTATCGGTATTAcgcctttttctctttttataacTTTATGAGGAAAAAAATAGAAGATACAGAACAACCAAGCCTACAAATAGGGAGCCCAACCAAAGGAAGGCACTTGAACTATACAAAGCAGTGCCtatagaaaaattacaaaagGCTTCAAAATCGAAACCCAAATAAATACACTGAACCTAATGAGGGTCCACATGTGGCGGTTATTTTTCTCACCCCCATAGATCCCATAATAAAGCACACACCCTAGCAACCCATAGAAAGCAATCTGAAAAGAGCAAATGAAGGAGGAACTCCCCCAATCATATCACAAGTGTCCTAGTGTGGAACAAGCGAGAAACCAAACATCTAAAAGAAATAATTCCACAAAGGTCTCGCAAACTTCTCCAAAGAATGTGATCCAGGTCTTCTTCCCCTATCGACAGAGAATGTAACAAAGCAGGCCAACCAACAAGGGCAACTTCCTCACAGGTTGATTCACAGTGTTGCTCTTTCACGTAAAACTTTCCAGGTAAAGAACTTATTTTCCAGGAACCTAAATTCTCCAAaaaccagaaaaaaaaaaaaaaaaaaaaaaaaaaaaaaaaaaaaaaactcacctAAGGGAGAATGGTCTgacaaattacaaaaaaaggttTTGCACGAGAATACCTTCAAGGGGTTGGGACCCAGACACAAATGTCTAAAAACAAAGCCCTCAAGCATAGACAAAAGAGAAGCAACCACAATTGCTTCCTTATTGAACAAAACACAACAAAACTGGAACGAAAAGAAAATGGAACTCTCAGAGCAAACTAAAAAATTGGATAACACGTCATTTTTAAAGGAAGACAAATGAAAGAAATGTGGAAAAGCCAAATGATGGGTCTATCCCGCATCCAATGATATTCACAAAAGTACATACCCTTCCAATCTGCCACCACATAATGAGTCAAATGAGAAAGAAGAGAGCTTTTCAGAAAAATCCTTCCATAAATTCAGATAAGTGCCTTTAGCCCCAAGCAACATCCATTTAAAAGGGTGATTGAACGCACTAGCAATATGGTCCTATGCCATAAAGAGTTGGGCTTAAGGGAGAAATGAAAAGCCATTTGCCCAGCAGAGCCCCGTTAGGAATTCATAAATTCTCCAATTTCTAGCCCCCAAGGAAACTAACCTTTCAATGGCCTCCCATCCAACCAAGTGtaattcttttccttttcctacATCTACCCCTTCCCCGAGGAAATTATGCATAAGCTACCTGATACTCTCACATACCTCCCTTGGAGctctaaaaaggaaaaagtaatAAATAGGGATACCACTCAACATAGAGCGAACCAAAGTCAATCAACCAGCTTTGGAGAAAAAGTCTATTTTCCATGCAGCCAACCTTTTCTGAACTTTCTCCACCAACAGGTTCCAAAAATAAATGGATTTGGGACTACTCCCAAAGGGAAGACTAAGGTAAGAAGAGGAAAGGAACCAACTTCACAACCTACTAATATCGTCCACCTCCAGTCTTCTCCTCGTTGAGCCTCATAACCTTACATTTACTAGAAGAAAATAGAATTATCAGTGACTTGAAGGTGGGCCAGAGACACAACCCTCCTTTCCAAACCTCAAAAGAATAAGGATTTTACCAACAGTACTCTTagatgagaagaaaaagaaaggggaTAAAGGGTTTTCCCGTCTTAGACTTCTTGACACCAAAACTTTGCCCCTAGAACTCCCATTAATGAGAAGCGTAGGTTGTGCTGGAACAGACTGTAGTTTAATGCCAATGTTCATGCAATATTCCTAATATAGGATTTAAGATAGTGTCCACCATTAGACATACGTACAAAACTTATGCATAATCTAAAAGTCAAATAGGTAATGCCAGCCTCGTTGTAATATTACAAGCAGAAAAGGTTGAGTCCAAACATTCGAAAATAGCTTTTAAGCATGAGCCATCGCTGGCAGTGCGCCTCATGTTAACAACAATGTTGGACAATCTATTCAACATTAGTAATCTATTGAACATTGGTGAAAGAAAAATTTAGGAGTTTCAAGGCTTTACAGTAATTAATGAAAACCCTGTCTTTCTATTTTGGCTGCAAAATTTGACTACGCCTCTTCTATTATTTAGGGCTTCATGTTGGGGTATCCCTTGCTCTTTCTTCTTCTGTACCCCCTTCTTGAGAGAATTGATAACTTCACAAATAGAACTCTTCTCTTTCCGTAGAGAGATTAAGATTTCATGTGTATGTCATATGAATTAAGGTCATCAAAAGGTAATAAAAAAGACAGGATAAAATGGCATAGAGTGAATTCCAAATTCATTTCATTCGATTAGAGAAaacaaggaaaagaaaaaattgatgaAGCATAATGCCTATAATATAGTGAATTAACGTTTACACAAAAACAAATATGTCTTTTACCATGTTATCAATATGCACCAAAAAAATTAGACCTTTCTCACCTCAGAAACTAATGCCTTGCAACTCCAAATAAAGGCACCCTGAGGATAAAGTAACAGAATACAGTCTTTTCAGCTATAATCAGAGTATAGGTCTAAACAACCAAGAGCTATATATGCAAACTTACATGAGTTAATCGCTCCAGCTAAACACttcaaaagggaaaaaaataaaaataataataataataaagataatAGCAAAAACACATGAAATACAAGTAAATCAAAACCATATGATGAAATGAAAGCATATTGAAGCAGTATATTCCGTTTCAATATTGGAGAGCAATATATACTAATAACCACGAGTATCAGACAAACTTATGATGGATGGCCAAAAAATTATGAGAATGTTTAATTAATATCTCAACTAGGTGACTAGCATGGTTTGGATATATGACCTAAAAGTCATCTAAATTGAAAGCTTGCCACTCTAGAGCACGACAAAAATCAATTATTAGCCTTCATTTATTCATCCTATCTCTCTTTCTGGTAAGGAAAATCCTCGATGGTTTACATTAGAAcaactaaaatttcaaaatcagaAGTTCACTTAAGAAAACGACCTCATgcggaaagaaaaagaaaagaaaaaaaaatcaacaatgaCGACaacgaaataaaataaaaattaacaaaTACCAAAGATGGCAACCTAAGTAACTGATGAGAAGAAATCCTCAACAGATTAGACCACAAATTCTTCCATGTTATGAATTAATTTCATTAGAAGattaaagataaaaataatataCTCTAACCATATCTGCAAAAGTTAATGCATAATACAGTGATGCCCAAACAATGAGGAGATCATACTGCTCCATGGGCTGCATGCTGCTGACAGACATCAGAAGTCACTACCCAAACTTTGGGACATCCATCCTCCTTCAGGGCTACAACCTGCAACTCAAAAAGGATCTAGCTAATTATAATGAAAAACCGCAGGAGTTTCAAAATTTAAGATCAACAACATCAAGTATGTGGTTCAGAGAAAACTCAATAACCAAAACGGGTAGTAAATCAACCAGATAATGACAAACCATAGAAGtgatttaatataaatttatacaaGTTGTTTATCATTCAAGTTGCTTTCCAAAATGAAAAGTGATACCATGGAATCAATAATCTAACATTGCCAAAAGTGAAGGACCAGAAAACATCTAAATATACTACAAATTGAATCTGCATCTAAGTTCTTGAGAAGCACGATATGGCCAAAACCTTTGCTTCCCAGCAAAATGCTTCTTGCTGATACATTTTTTATTACGACGTGTGCTTGACCTATAAGTCTAGCAGAAACACATGCATAGAGAAGTACGTTTTATTCTACCGTTTTTTACCACTGTCATGGGATTTTATACATGAAGCCTAATCTTACCTCTGTTTCAATCCATGTATCTGCACACGATTCACCTGAATAAACCACATCAATTCTGCAAGAACAGTTCCACCAATTTAAAAAGCCTTAAGTGAGCCAATAAATAAATCCATCtcaatattttgactgctaagTAGGCAGACTGCAGCGTAACAAGCCATTTCAAAAAGGTCTAAAAGAGTGTCTTGGACATAAAATATAACTTACGTAGCATGAGGTATAGCATAATTCATTCTCATAATACATGCTTATTTTCCAAGTGTAAACATTTTCAGCCCATGTCAAGGAACGTTCTgagtaatattttttaattaaatatagaaAGGAAAATTCTATGTTCTTTTAAATTAAGCAAACTTGAAATATCAAACTCAAAATAATCTCAGCAAGAAAAACACGGAAACTTTATCATAATATAAAGtacaaaataaaacttaaaaaaaacatttcttttCATGAGTTGAAAGTTTCCATTGTTTTTGGACAGCATTAGCATTAGCTGACTCATGAGCTCTCAATAGGACTTGCCCAAACACAAAACTGGAAATGCTCATCAAGAAGTTCCTCAAAAAGACTTCAGGCCTCATTGATATGAGACTATGAATATTACATTCCAGGAAAAGTTTCATAGCCTTGGAGTGTGTATGCTATATCCTCATCCTCTTGGTCACCAAGAGGTCTGAAGTCTTAAAACTGAAATTGTTTCTTGTTTAAACTCCCAGCTCAGAACTGAAAAGAGCAATGAAAACTTCAAACCAGAGTACAAATCATCTTTCTTCAAGTTATTCTTTTAAGGTACTGAATTGTAATTTGTCTGAGATCATCAATATATTTACTCATAACATACCAAATGAATATGAACCATCTTCTGTCATCGTGCACTCATtgaatttattttaagaaaaatagcCTAAGCAAGAAGATAAGGTCACCCTTACATATCTGTTTTCTTATGCCACTAATTCATCATTCCACATTTGTTCTGCACttcaaatatattaattttacaGTCATTAAGCTTGCAAGTAGCAACCATGGGAACACCTAATCCCAAATGCACAACTACTGGCAGAAGATTAGCAGCAAACTGAAGATTATATAGACTAAAGAGGCTACATTTTAGATCATAAGAAGTACCCCCGCAAAGTTTTCCTTGTGTGTTGGGAGTCCAGACAGCATCGCATCAAATACAACTACCACTTTGACCTCTGTAAAAGTGGTAATATGTAATCAAGGACAATAGCAACTAAAAATCAAGTTCCCACAAAAATTACTGAACCTCGAGCAAAAGCTACAATATAAGCCTACAAGTCTATAACCGAAAGATCAGGTCTCATTTTTTAGATGATAAAGAAGGGGCACACTGCAAACCTCTCAGCATACTGAACGTAATAAGCTCGTCAATTAGCTTTTGGCGAGCTACATCAAGTCTCCCATTCATAAAATGTTTCTTCAGTTTCACCCAGTAGCCACACACATTATAACCATCAACCAGCAAGACAGGGACTGCATTGTCTATGCCCTGGTTTGTACTGtcagaaaaataaaagatactAAGAGCAACATTTTTCCTAGCAACTTTTGTGTTATGCCATGGTTGAGAGACAAAATGTTACAAAAACAAGTTTGTCAATCAGAGATGTACTAGTAAAGAGCCAATGTGGGATCACGATAAAGCTCCGTATCTCCTGGGAGGTCCTCCTTCTCTACCTTCTTCCTCCGGTAACTAGTAGCAGGCTTAGGTACGCCAGATTTTCTCTTTTGAAACTCCTACAAGTCTTTGTAATATGAGAAAGCGCTATAAATACCCGAATTTTAGCAGAACCACATAACAAACCTTCCACAATCTCAGAAACTGCAAATTCTGCTTCAGATTTGACGTAATTCTCGGAGGATCCGAACCAGCCTGGAGCAAGAAGCCAGTTAGATTTTGCACAAAATTGTCCATCTGTCCGTCAACATTGTCGAATTTTCACGCACTACTAGCAGACCTACGGACTCCAACAATGGCTATCCACAAAAGTGGCGGTACGTTGTGTTTAACAATAAGCAACGATATCAGAAACTTAGACTGCACATTATAACCAAGAAAATAAAGCATGTACAGATTACAGAAAGAGGACATCTCTCTGGTCGGGTAAGGCTGAAGACCTAGCAACTAGCGAACTACTTTGAATGATCATAAAAAAGAATGCAGTTGGAAGCATAATCACCGATGAAATTTGAGGCTGCTTTTTGCTCTTCGACACAACAAgcagcttcttcttcttctttttcttcttcttgggAGAAAATAATGTGGAAGAATAAGATGAGGGAGAGTAACTCAAGCCTGAAACCGAGTTCGCCGGTGACGCTGAAAACAGTTTCACTGAACCGACCACCTCCATGAATTCAAGTTGAAGAAAAGATCTCCATGACAAAGAGAGGCGCGTTCCAGTCACTGCGATTTACATAGTAACGGAAATTTTCTCCGATTGAACTCCGCCAGAAATTGCTCCGTCTCAGCTTCGCCTCTCACACGGTTCTTCACTTTGATTTTCGTTCGGATTTTGGTGAATAAAGGAAGACGATGGCTTGGCTGTCGCTAAATCAACCACACATCATTTTctattgtattttctttttccttcatctttcctttttcttttttttttttttataaatatttctcGAAATGAATTTTGGTCCACTGTTTCAACTGTGATGACTAATGGCTTTTTGTGATGTCACCCACTTGTAAATTTACTAAACTGACACCATATCCCAACGAGGTCATTTATGTTGCAAATTCTTTCTCGTTTCTCGTCTTTGTCTAGCACTACTTCTTCTCGTCcaactttaaaaagaaaattcccGCCAGATTGCTAATGTTCGTCGTTGATGCAGTTTGTACGAATTCATTTCTCTTTTTGATTTGCTTGCTAACGAGAACTATTAGATTAATCTCCCTAGTAGTTGTTTTTGTTAATCTGTAATgactcaactctttatactaagctgaagtcattactaaataaaatttgtaaaattaaaatagaaaaaaataaaacaaaacctcaaatttctcattaaaatataaacaaatgtatttagaaataagtcaaaaaaataaaatcctaactcgggccctatataattttaaagaagtaaaataacaaataaagaataaaataaaaatgcaaatactaaaatccaaactatgacataaagcggaagcaaacggGTCCTTATGGCTCGACACGGTCACTTttggtcattcgccagcttgcctttgctcttacctctgcctctacttgaaaaatgaaatagaaagaatgaatataaaaatatactcagtaaggaacccactactagtcccgctaggtgcctgttaacttcctattagagtactgaagagtggtacccctgaactggcacgttcccaaacacgtgcaaactgtgatcctgtaggaacaAACTGGTCTCTAgtgaacccaagggaacacctaaggCGATCGAGttgtgagtgatcccgtcgaatctctcaaatcatgtctatgtcaatgtcaatgtcagactggtggtctcgtcggactacgcagtcataagtgtgagttATCTTGtcggatctctcaaatcatgtatgtgtcaatgtcaatgtcagactggtgatcccgttgGACTACACAGTCGTAAAAAAAGAgtagtgatcctgaaggacacTCGTGTGAGTATgactctaataggtaaagctaacacACACCCTATCCAAAGCATGCACATAACACatcatcaaatcacatcataacatctcatgccataacatgtcataccatacatatcctatcatatcatgtcatatcatcctCACTCACAATATTGTATCAATAAAACGTAGGTGATAACATCAATGCATTAACAGCTCTAACACATAATCATCCCACAGTCAAAATTACAATATTAGTTTCTATTTATAACCTCAAGTTCTGTAGCTAGCCATTATCAGAACATAACCattcatacatgcggtctctttaaattaaaatcgagggtctagtagtagaatctcttacctggagatttgctcaaacgAATTCTAATAATAAAATCACGCTTTCCAAGTAGTGACGTCCTAAATAGTTTGAAAACACCAATTTACATAACTTAACCATTAAACGACCAAGGACCCAAGAATTCAGTCGAAATAACTTACccgaggtcgaggttgcaacaaATAAGCCCTTAACTAGAGAAATCTCACGCTCCAAATTCACTTGGTCTAAACTGTCCttaaagagaaataatttaatttaatccaaaattaaattatttaaggtcCAAAAACTAAGATTTGTTGTGAATTAACCAAAACCCAAACAAAACATACCAAAATAGGTGGAAAAGGTCAAAAACAGGCTAAGTGGCTCAAaaagcttggcggctcggctggaaggtAGACGCGGCTCGCGGCTGGAGGCATGGCTCGACTGGGAGGCAGATGCGGCTCGGCGGGTTCGGTTTACGAAGAAGGGGCGCGGGTtggcactacaagaaatcagaATTTTCCCGACGTCGAAAAACGTTAGAGGAAGTGAAaaatacgtcgggaaaggatctcccgacgcagtCCTCGGTCTCAGGATAAACGTCGAGGGAAGTGAGTCGGGATAGGCTTTTCCGACGCTGTGTTGGTCacgcgtcgggaaagcctctcccgacatcgtctttcccgacgcaatccacggcgtcgggaaagcctcgtCTGCTTCCCCGATGCCATGTACTGCATCAGGAAAGCCTCCCCTGACAGGCTTTATTGTGCAGCTTTGTTAAGAAACCGTTTTGCCAACACTATACTGAAAGTTCGAGAAAATGCACTTGAAAAAGTTCGttaaacttgagatttttcttgtttgtccaaTGTTAGGCCAAGCCTATGATGCACAAACGCACACATAttcattcaatgaaagttgtttcaataaaaaaaatattcatttaagatatatttgttttgaatgTCATTGACTGACTTAGCTATAGGATGACAAACGGGATCctgaaaaagtgagaatggaGAGAGAACTTGAAGACAGCAAAGAGAAAGTTGGCGGCGAGCTACGGACGGAGGAAGGTTGAAGCTGAAGTTGCAGCCGCGGCGAGGAACGACAACGACGATGGAACAGACGGCGGCGAGCTACGGACGGCGACGaatgtttctctcttctccgaACCCTTTTCCTTTCGTTTTCAGTTCTATGTAAAAcagaaatgaaataaatattcaGGAAATCTCCCGACGCATTATTTacagcgtcgggaaaacctagacttttcccgacgcactacttacggcgtggggaaaacctaggccttgGGAATACCTCTTATTTCCCACGTGAGGCTTTTCCTAATGCACTATTTACGACGCCGGGAATACCTAAGCCTGTCCTAATGCGTTAGGCCGGCGTCGGAAATACCCTTTATTTCCGAATGGCCTTTTCCGACGTGTTGGTCGGTGTCGGGAATATCCCTTATTTTCCGACGTCTTGTGCTCGACGCGTGAATTGTGCATCGGAAAAACCTCTTATTCCCAACGTCTTACTTTATGCATCGAGAATAGCTTTTTCtcccgacgtcttactttatgcgtcgGGAGAACCTCTTATTCCCGATGTCTTTTATGCCGACGTCTTTTTCGACGTCAGGAAAAatccgatttcttgtagtgtgggTTGGTTCGCGGATAAGATGGGTGGATCGGGTTGGTTCACGGAGAAGGGGGCGCGGGTTGAATTGGTTCGTGGCGCAAAGGGCGAAGGCGAAATGGCTCGGCTGAGTGCGGTTGGGTAGGCGACGCGTCGACCGACGGAGATGCTTGCTGACGACACCAAGCGACGACCGTGACGGCGAGCCAACGATCGACGACTTGCGATGGGGTGCTAATGGAGACGCGGCAGCCGACAGAACGATGGAGGTGATGGGCTGCTTACGAAGGTGGGGCGACTGCGAACGGATCGACTACGACGGACGAGTCgagcggcggcggcggctgcAGTTGAGGAGAGATTagggtttccttttccttttcctttgtGAAGAAAATGATTGATGTTCCCAAGAccattaaataataataaaactattattattttctcttttcctattccttattctatttcaaaataatcaaatcttctctctcttcatttaaaacccaccaaatctccctttttaaACCAATACTTCCACCAATCACATCAACCTTTCTCTAAATAAATATCCTAattatcttttcccaaataataattatattctccattatataattattattttaaatttctctctctctccacaAAATATCTTTCCTCAAAACAACTATCCTTACATAACCATAATATCTACCTCATAATTGATCCAACTTCAATTaacaattaattatacaatcaattATAATTAATCGCATTCTctcaaatataaacaattaaatatttttttcaaatttaacaCCCAAGATCTCAAAAAAATTTAACTTAAGACAATCAatataaattaccttaaattttggggtgttacataaTCAGCTCTTCATTGTTTACAATTAGGTAAAGCAAGTAACAAGTAAGCTACGACTTTCGATATTTTTGTTGTTTGGGGCGGAAATAATAAAGAAGAATTGATATTGACAAACAATGCAGATGAGACAAGAGATAGaaacataaaatttgttttaggAAGATTAGTTAATGTGTGTGGACGAGACATAGAGACAAGATATGTATAACAGTAAATTTGAAACGAGTATGCTAGAAATAGAAACAAGAAAGACGAAGGAAAATGAGAAACATAAGCAAGGACAATAATTAATAGCgagaatctaaaaaaaaaaatcaaaattaatcgATTTTTTTTGCAAGATGGCAAAAAAACACATAGACTGAGCTCATtaatattcattaactaacgggtcattccactaaagtcacATAGTTACACTCCcttcattatagatatatttgtgtccatttgatataaccatgttCAGTAAGTTTATCCTTCACAGATTGTTTGTAACctcggctaggtcaaaatatcgttttacccccgagactacatcttgatCCTTAAGTCAcactgatccattattgaacaattagtttaaggtccaacctataaaccgaatttctctcaggccaatgagagggtgagaccctttattcaagacttggatttagcccttaaggaaacaacttatctaccaaccctaaagcgagtaggagcaaattccatcttgcaccctatatcCGTAGCCATCCACCcaatcttatccctgaaatgggaggcttattgggtcagcATTGTTAAGCTTctctcacct
Encoded proteins:
- the LOC103493288 gene encoding uncharacterized protein LOC103493288 isoform X2, which gives rise to MEVVGSVKLFSASPANSVSGLSYSPSSYSSTLFSPKKKKKKKKKLLVVSKSKKQPQISSAGSDPPRITSNLKQNLQFLRLWKEFQKRKSGVPKPATSYRRKKVEKEDLPGDTELYRDPTLALYYTNQGIDNAVPVLLVDGYNVCGYWVKLKKHFMNGRLDVARQKLIDELITFSMLREVKVVVVFDAMLSGLPTHKENFAGIDVVYSGESCADTWIETEVVALKEDGCPKVWVVTSDVCQQHAAHGAGAFIWSCKALVSEIKASKKEVEMMLQEHRCRFPSLSEFQM
- the LOC103493288 gene encoding uncharacterized protein LOC103493288 isoform X1, which encodes MEVVGSVKLFSASPANSVSGLSYSPSSYSSTLFSPKKKKKKKKKLLVVSKSKKQPQISSAGSDPPRITSNLKQNLQFLRLWKEFQKRKSGVPKPATSYRRKKVEKEDLPGDTELYRDPTLALYYTNQGIDNAVPVLLVDGYNVCGYWVKLKKHFMNGRLDVARQKLIDELITFSMLREVKVVVVFDAMLSGLPTHKENFAGIDVVYSGESCADTWIETEVVALKEDGCPKVWVVTSDVCQQHAAHGAGAFIWSCKALVSEIKASKKEVEMMLQEHRSTSFQGKLLKHNLDSEVVNALNDLKRKLNESEPK
- the LOC103493288 gene encoding uncharacterized protein LOC103493288 isoform X4 encodes the protein MDNFVQNLTGFLLQAGSDPPRITSNLKQNLQFLRLWKEFQKRKSGVPKPATSYRRKKVEKEDLPGDTELYRDPTLALYYTNQGIDNAVPVLLVDGYNVCGYWVKLKKHFMNGRLDVARQKLIDELITFSMLREVKVVVVFDAMLSGLPTHKENFAGIDVVYSGESCADTWIETEVVALKEDGCPKVWVVTSDVCQQHAAHGAGAFIWSCKALVSEIKASKKEVEMMLQEHRSTSFQGKLLKHNLDSEVVNALNDLKRKLNESEPK
- the LOC103493288 gene encoding uncharacterized protein LOC103493288 isoform X3 encodes the protein MEVVGSVKLFSASPANSVSGLSYSPSSYSSTLFSPKKKKKKKKKLLVVSKSKKQPQISSAGSDPPRITSNLKQNLQFLRLWKEFQKRKSGVPKPATSYRRKKVEKEDLPGDTELYRDPTLALYYTNQGIDNAVPVLLVDGYNVCGYWVKLKKHFMNGRLDVARQKLIDELITFSMLREVKVVVVFDAMLSGLPTHKENFAGIDVVYSGESCADTWIETEVVALKEDGCPKVWVVTSDVCQQHAAHGACLAGAINSWCLYLELQGISF